A stretch of the Actinomyces qiguomingii genome encodes the following:
- a CDS encoding GDSL-type esterase/lipase family protein — translation MDDVSLCFVGDELVSGYGDARALGWTGRVMARTPRELDIMWNTLAVPGETTAQLAERWQGEVARRSTHTGLNRLVIGVGVGDVLAGVSPARSRLAIANVLDAASGEHRSCFVVGPPPLPSADPDGTAALSRAVGEVCQRRGIPFVETFEPLRNHDQWLTDVVPDGGTHPGQTGYGLLAWLVLHRGWYEWLGVSAPR, via the coding sequence ATGGACGATGTGAGTCTGTGCTTCGTCGGCGACGAACTGGTGTCCGGCTATGGGGACGCCCGCGCCCTGGGCTGGACGGGCCGGGTGATGGCACGCACGCCGCGTGAGTTGGACATCATGTGGAACACGCTTGCCGTTCCCGGTGAGACGACTGCGCAGCTGGCCGAGCGTTGGCAGGGCGAGGTCGCCCGCCGCAGCACGCACACGGGGCTAAACCGCCTGGTGATCGGGGTCGGAGTGGGGGATGTGCTCGCCGGCGTATCCCCTGCGCGTTCTCGACTGGCCATTGCCAACGTGTTGGACGCCGCCTCCGGCGAGCACCGCTCCTGCTTCGTGGTGGGTCCGCCGCCGCTGCCCAGCGCCGACCCCGACGGGACCGCGGCGCTGTCGCGAGCGGTCGGCGAGGTCTGCCAGCGTCGGGGCATACCGTTTGTGGAGACCTTCGAGCCGTTGCGCAATCACGACCAGTGGCTGACCGACGTCGTGCCCGACGGCGGGACGCACCCGGGTCAGACCGGCTATGGGCTGCTGGCATGGCTGGTGCTGCATCGCGGCTGGTATGAGTGGTTGGGCGTGTCGGCGCCGCGCTGA
- a CDS encoding hemolysin family protein: MVAVGVLLTAGTALFVAGEFSLVALDPSTVDTRAAAGDRGAARVRRALSRLSTLLSGAQVGITLTTILLGYTMQAALATLLTRVMSSWLAQSVAVGAAAAAALIIVNAFSMVVGELIPKNATLSDPMRAARAVTPFLMGFSALLRPVISVLNGTANRVLHRMGIEPAEEISGTRSASELAALVRHSADEGVLDVTTAALLTRSIGVGRLTAVDVMTDRGRLHTLTDQDTAEAVVALARATGHSRFPVLGDDADDVLGIVHLRRVIAVPYDKRPDVPVTSSSLMTPAHRVPETMPLDALLVELRDTGSQMALVVDEYGGTAGVVTLEDAIEEIVGDVADEHDRRRLGAHADTAGDWLVPGWLRPDELADRAGVRVPDDGPYETLAGLVMTELGRIPEVGAAVETSQALITVEAMEGRRITRLRIHPHPAPETPEAGPGGQEPQR, encoded by the coding sequence ATGGTCGCCGTCGGCGTGCTGCTGACGGCCGGAACCGCACTTTTCGTCGCCGGGGAGTTCTCCCTGGTGGCCTTGGACCCCTCCACCGTGGACACGCGCGCCGCTGCCGGCGATCGGGGCGCCGCCAGGGTCCGTCGGGCTCTGAGCCGCTTGTCCACTCTCCTGTCGGGCGCCCAGGTGGGCATTACCCTGACGACGATTCTGCTTGGGTACACCATGCAGGCGGCGCTGGCAACGCTTCTGACCCGGGTGATGTCCAGCTGGCTGGCGCAGTCCGTGGCCGTAGGCGCGGCTGCTGCCGCTGCCCTGATCATCGTCAATGCCTTCTCCATGGTTGTGGGTGAACTCATTCCCAAGAACGCCACCCTGTCCGATCCCATGCGGGCGGCCCGGGCGGTAACCCCCTTCCTCATGGGCTTCAGCGCACTGCTGCGGCCCGTAATATCCGTGCTCAACGGGACGGCCAACCGGGTCCTGCACCGCATGGGAATCGAGCCCGCCGAAGAGATCAGCGGCACCCGTTCTGCCTCCGAGCTGGCCGCCCTAGTGCGTCACAGCGCCGACGAGGGCGTCCTGGACGTCACCACCGCCGCGCTGTTGACGCGCTCGATCGGCGTGGGGCGACTGACCGCGGTCGATGTCATGACCGACCGCGGCAGGTTGCACACACTGACCGATCAGGACACGGCCGAGGCCGTTGTCGCCCTGGCACGGGCCACCGGCCACTCCCGCTTTCCCGTCCTGGGAGACGACGCCGACGACGTGCTCGGCATCGTGCATCTGCGACGGGTGATCGCGGTCCCCTACGACAAGCGTCCTGACGTCCCGGTCACCTCCTCCTCGCTGATGACTCCCGCCCACCGCGTGCCGGAGACCATGCCGCTGGACGCGCTGCTGGTGGAGCTGCGCGACACCGGCAGTCAGATGGCGCTGGTCGTCGACGAGTACGGTGGCACCGCTGGTGTAGTAACCCTGGAGGACGCCATTGAGGAGATCGTCGGCGACGTCGCCGATGAGCACGACCGGCGCCGCTTAGGCGCCCACGCCGACACAGCGGGGGACTGGCTGGTACCCGGATGGCTGCGCCCCGATGAGCTCGCCGACCGCGCTGGTGTGCGTGTTCCCGACGACGGTCCATATGAGACCCTCGCCGGCCTGGTGATGACCGAACTCGGGCGCATCCCGGAGGTCGGCGCCGCCGTGGAGACGTCACAGGCACTTATCACGGTAGAGGCCATGGAGGGGCGCCGCATAACCCGCCTACGCATTCACCCACATCCCGCCCCTGAGACGCCCGAAGCCGGCCCCGGGGGACAGGAGCCGCAACGATGA
- a CDS encoding hemolysin family protein, protein MSTSLALLLTVVLLAGNAFFVAAEFAVTSSRRARLEPLAESGDRRAATALWALQNVSRMLATAQLGVTVCSTGLGVVAEPAIARLLTPLLERLGVGGAGAHAIAVAVALVLVVYAHVVVGEMLPKNLSIAAPETAARWVVPTLLRISRLLGPIIGALNGFANGVLHLCGVQTREEVSATFNAAEVASIVERSTAEGVLDDDTGLLSGALEFTEENASGVMVPVGSLFTLPVGCTPQDVEQAVAATGYSRFPIVRAGVRPAAPVGDRSVVAGAQPDDPSVAGDAGVIGYLHLKDVLYADGDERTGPVPSWRVRALVPVHAGDEAEDVLAAMQRSGAHLGRVQDSSGNTIGVVFLEDILEELVGEVHDAMQRDAFQRRKRRQGEDLEAV, encoded by the coding sequence ATGAGTACCTCCCTGGCCCTCCTGCTGACCGTGGTGCTGCTGGCCGGTAACGCCTTCTTCGTGGCGGCGGAGTTCGCCGTCACCTCCTCACGCCGCGCCCGGCTTGAACCGCTTGCGGAGTCCGGCGACCGGCGCGCCGCCACCGCCTTGTGGGCGCTCCAGAACGTATCCCGCATGCTCGCCACCGCCCAGCTGGGAGTGACCGTCTGCTCCACCGGCCTGGGCGTGGTGGCAGAACCGGCCATCGCCCGCCTGCTCACCCCGTTGTTGGAACGGCTCGGGGTAGGTGGCGCGGGGGCTCATGCGATCGCCGTGGCGGTCGCCCTCGTACTCGTGGTGTACGCCCATGTAGTGGTCGGGGAGATGCTGCCCAAGAACCTGTCCATAGCCGCGCCCGAGACCGCCGCCCGCTGGGTGGTGCCGACGCTCCTACGCATCTCCCGGCTGCTGGGCCCCATCATCGGCGCCCTGAACGGCTTCGCCAATGGGGTGCTGCACCTGTGCGGCGTGCAGACGCGGGAGGAGGTATCGGCCACCTTCAACGCCGCCGAGGTCGCCTCCATTGTGGAGCGTTCAACCGCTGAAGGTGTCCTCGACGATGACACCGGTCTGTTATCCGGAGCCCTGGAATTCACCGAGGAGAACGCCAGCGGTGTGATGGTGCCGGTGGGTTCGCTGTTCACCCTGCCTGTCGGATGCACGCCGCAGGACGTCGAGCAGGCGGTGGCCGCCACGGGATACTCCCGTTTCCCGATTGTCCGAGCCGGTGTCCGGCCGGCAGCCCCGGTCGGAGACCGTTCGGTCGTCGCCGGGGCGCAGCCAGATGACCCCTCCGTCGCCGGGGATGCGGGTGTGATTGGCTACTTGCACCTAAAGGATGTGCTGTACGCCGACGGCGATGAACGCACCGGGCCGGTTCCGTCATGGCGGGTGCGCGCCCTGGTCCCCGTGCATGCAGGTGACGAGGCCGAGGACGTGTTGGCCGCCATGCAGCGCTCCGGCGCCCATCTGGGCCGAGTCCAGGACTCGTCCGGCAATACGATCGGCGTGGTCTTCCTGGAGGACATCCTTGAAGAACTCGTCGGCGAGGTGCACGACGCCATGCAGCGCGACGCTTTCCAGCGACGCAAGCGCAGGCAGGGGGAGGACCTGGAAGCGGTGTGA
- a CDS encoding M23 family metallopeptidase, with translation MAEQPMTRRQRRDAERAAQREREAAVAERGHEPAVQTVDLPPSYKPSSRPPARTAASVTRTHRHYSRESEHDHRPTAEDDAGPSPYLPPSRRHSRIGAVGRAGVLVVLALVTVVAPLSSNLLTSPQAVAASSSSSAEPTEPGTTDSSSSVAAAVLGSDADVDTESDPELSNVPDAATLARIREAYENASATCAVQTAGASGDTAAFNSAPEVFHPMIAGTYTVSSPYGYRLHPTLGYMKLHAGQDYAAPTGTPIYAAASGTVVAAGMDGGTGTVTIKHEIDGEVWYTRYLHMYEDGIYVSEGEKVEAGQLIAGAGSTGYSTGPHLHFEVRTADDTEDSSSVEPEAWLAEHGAAELTTDCS, from the coding sequence GTGGCCGAACAGCCCATGACACGGCGTCAACGCCGTGACGCGGAGCGAGCAGCACAACGGGAGCGGGAGGCCGCCGTAGCGGAACGTGGGCACGAGCCCGCGGTACAGACCGTCGACCTGCCTCCCTCTTACAAGCCTTCATCGCGCCCGCCCGCCCGTACGGCGGCGAGCGTTACCCGCACTCATCGGCATTACAGCCGTGAGTCGGAGCATGATCACCGTCCGACGGCGGAGGATGACGCCGGACCGTCCCCTTATCTTCCTCCCTCACGGCGGCACAGCCGCATCGGTGCGGTCGGGCGGGCCGGTGTGCTCGTGGTCCTCGCCCTAGTAACCGTAGTCGCCCCCCTGAGCTCTAATTTGTTGACCAGCCCGCAGGCGGTGGCGGCGTCGAGCAGCAGCTCCGCGGAGCCCACCGAACCAGGAACTACCGACTCCTCCTCTTCTGTAGCGGCCGCCGTACTCGGCTCCGACGCCGATGTTGACACCGAATCCGACCCTGAACTGTCCAACGTTCCCGACGCCGCCACCCTGGCCCGCATTCGCGAGGCATACGAGAACGCCTCCGCCACCTGTGCCGTTCAGACCGCCGGAGCCTCGGGTGACACCGCGGCCTTCAACTCCGCCCCCGAGGTCTTCCACCCCATGATCGCCGGCACCTACACGGTCTCCTCCCCGTACGGCTACCGCCTGCACCCCACCTTGGGGTACATGAAACTCCACGCCGGCCAGGACTATGCGGCGCCCACGGGCACACCGATCTACGCGGCCGCCTCCGGCACCGTCGTCGCCGCCGGCATGGATGGCGGCACCGGCACTGTCACCATTAAGCATGAGATCGACGGTGAGGTCTGGTACACCCGATACCTGCACATGTACGAGGACGGCATCTACGTCTCCGAGGGCGAGAAGGTGGAGGCCGGGCAGCTCATTGCCGGCGCTGGCTCCACCGGCTACTCCACCGGCCCGCACCTGCACTTCGAGGTGCGTACCGCCGATGACACCGAGGACTCCTCATCAGTGGAGCCGGAGGCGTGGCTCGCGGAGCACGGCGCCGCCGAGTTGACCACAGACTGCTCCTGA
- a CDS encoding glycerophosphodiester phosphodiesterase has product MSPTRRCAVVAHRGGGGEAPENTWTAVEHVAGLGLTWMETDLRATADGVVVLSHDPDLTRTAGDERRIADLTWQELSKVDAGDGRPHVRLDDALAAHPGIRFNIDLKDSAVVQPALQTVRAADALARVRFASFSARRLAMLRRQEPRAITSLGIGDVAGLMLLSEAAVPVPHTRWAWTRGRVDAVQVPVRFHRVPVVTRRFIAQAHAAGLEVHVWTVDEPEQMRSLASRGVDAVITDRPALALEVLGGGARVEE; this is encoded by the coding sequence ATGAGTCCCACCCGCCGCTGCGCCGTAGTCGCCCACCGGGGCGGAGGCGGCGAGGCCCCCGAGAACACGTGGACCGCCGTCGAACATGTGGCCGGACTCGGCCTGACCTGGATGGAGACCGATCTGCGGGCCACCGCCGACGGCGTCGTCGTCCTCTCCCACGACCCCGACCTGACGCGTACCGCCGGTGACGAGCGACGTATCGCCGACTTGACCTGGCAGGAACTGTCCAAGGTAGACGCCGGCGACGGCCGCCCTCATGTGCGTCTGGACGATGCCCTGGCCGCTCACCCCGGAATCCGCTTCAACATCGATCTGAAGGACTCCGCGGTCGTTCAACCGGCACTGCAGACGGTGCGCGCGGCCGACGCGCTGGCACGGGTGCGTTTCGCCTCCTTCTCGGCGCGCCGTCTGGCGATGCTGCGGCGTCAGGAGCCGCGGGCCATCACATCCCTTGGGATCGGTGACGTCGCTGGGCTCATGCTGCTCAGCGAGGCGGCCGTACCGGTGCCGCACACCCGCTGGGCCTGGACCAGGGGGCGGGTCGACGCCGTCCAGGTGCCGGTCAGATTCCATCGCGTGCCCGTGGTTACGCGGCGCTTCATAGCGCAGGCGCATGCCGCCGGGCTCGAGGTGCACGTGTGGACCGTGGATGAGCCTGAACAGATGCGTTCGCTGGCCTCCCGGGGCGTCGACGCCGTCATCACCGACCGCCCCGCCCTGGCTCTGGAAGTGCTCGGCGGAGGCGCTCGGGTGGAGGAATAA
- a CDS encoding carboxylesterase family protein produces the protein MATSTPPPSPHVASTPIAVPMGLAGPRVETTAGTVCGVWREIVSAPDRVGPAARYERSAAFYGIPYAQAPVGDLRFLAPVPRGRWKGELAAVLPGATPQRGSIFADPAIPEPSVPGEDTLTLNVFTPTPGDDSARLPVLVWIHGGGWTSGSHNSPWYDGAAFNRDGVVTVSIAYRLGFDGYGFIPDSDAPYNRAVLDQVMALEWVRDNIARFGGDPAKVTIGGQSAGGGNGLVLLSVPRARGLFRAIISESGAVPDLQAARNADNAARMAAALSVEPALAGFRSRSYDEIFTAQNALGSDNDGGDEGSVTAAGADPVAAVAGVLAGIARPGTDIPFCPTVDGEIISAPIRQAMRRGDGAQVPILAGSTTHDFALAGMAYAEAMAGHDPREVLVAGGMSEAMADRLLAAHPEHADAPHMVIGNLISDATFHVPLAGWFLARAEHAGKASEGAEGIGGTAGPAGGPAGSYAYEFSYCGGRAGLATHCMEIPFAFDCLSEPYCEHTLGAAPPQALADAMHSAWLSFVETGEPGWEPWTGRSRGRRFGDNRSGELTVAEDRVIFDTDRDLAAGAR, from the coding sequence ATGGCCACTTCCACACCGCCTCCCTCCCCGCACGTCGCCTCCACGCCAATCGCCGTCCCCATGGGGCTGGCTGGTCCTCGGGTGGAAACCACCGCCGGGACGGTGTGCGGAGTATGGCGTGAGATCGTATCCGCCCCAGACCGGGTCGGTCCGGCCGCCAGGTACGAGCGCTCGGCCGCCTTTTACGGCATCCCCTACGCGCAGGCGCCGGTGGGGGATCTGCGATTTCTGGCTCCCGTGCCGCGCGGGCGCTGGAAGGGTGAGCTTGCCGCAGTTCTTCCCGGCGCCACCCCGCAACGCGGCTCGATCTTCGCTGATCCGGCCATCCCCGAGCCGAGTGTGCCCGGGGAGGACACCCTCACCCTCAACGTCTTCACCCCCACACCCGGTGACGACAGCGCTCGCCTGCCGGTGCTGGTGTGGATTCACGGCGGCGGCTGGACCTCCGGCTCCCACAACTCGCCCTGGTACGACGGCGCCGCTTTTAACCGCGACGGCGTGGTAACCGTGTCGATCGCCTACCGGCTCGGTTTTGACGGCTACGGGTTCATCCCGGATTCCGACGCCCCCTACAACCGGGCCGTACTGGACCAGGTCATGGCCCTGGAGTGGGTGCGGGACAACATTGCCCGTTTCGGCGGCGACCCTGCCAAGGTTACGATCGGCGGGCAGAGCGCCGGCGGCGGCAATGGCCTGGTGCTGTTGTCGGTGCCCCGCGCCCGGGGCCTGTTCCGCGCCATAATCTCCGAGTCCGGCGCCGTGCCTGACCTGCAGGCCGCGCGCAACGCCGATAACGCCGCCCGCATGGCCGCGGCCCTCAGCGTGGAGCCTGCGCTCGCCGGGTTCCGTTCGCGCAGTTACGACGAGATCTTCACCGCGCAAAATGCTTTGGGCTCCGACAACGATGGTGGCGATGAAGGCAGCGTCACCGCAGCCGGAGCCGATCCGGTGGCCGCCGTAGCCGGAGTGCTTGCGGGCATCGCCCGGCCCGGAACCGACATTCCCTTCTGCCCAACCGTTGACGGTGAGATCATCTCCGCCCCGATCCGGCAGGCCATGCGGCGGGGAGACGGGGCGCAGGTCCCGATTCTTGCCGGCTCGACCACGCACGACTTCGCCTTAGCCGGCATGGCCTACGCCGAGGCGATGGCTGGACACGATCCGCGCGAGGTGTTGGTGGCCGGTGGCATGAGCGAGGCGATGGCCGACCGGCTGCTAGCGGCACACCCCGAGCACGCCGACGCCCCGCATATGGTGATCGGCAACCTCATCTCGGACGCGACCTTCCATGTTCCGCTCGCGGGATGGTTCCTAGCCCGCGCTGAGCACGCCGGGAAGGCGAGTGAGGGAGCCGAGGGCATCGGGGGGACGGCGGGTCCCGCCGGTGGCCCGGCCGGCAGCTATGCCTATGAATTCAGCTACTGCGGCGGAAGGGCGGGACTGGCCACACACTGCATGGAGATTCCCTTCGCCTTCGACTGCCTGAGCGAGCCCTACTGCGAGCACACGCTCGGCGCCGCCCCGCCGCAGGCGCTCGCGGACGCGATGCACTCGGCGTGGTTGAGCTTCGTTGAGACCGGTGAACCCGGATGGGAGCCTTGGACGGGACGGAGCAGAGGACGCCGCTTCGGTGACAACCGCTCCGGGGAGTTGACCGTGGCCGAGGACCGCGTCATCTTCGACACCGACCGGGATCTCGCCGCCGGCGCGCGCTGA
- a CDS encoding IS1249 family transposase, whose product MRAVRTRSPRARLCPICQTPMKKSGRTAAGTRRWKCTACRSSTTAPRPPSPGRAEQAVLGEFIDWATGSRSQADISGGSGRAFRRRTAWCWDIPVPKPPVTGEVYSQIFIDGMWLAHKWVLLVARSPTHVIAWQWAASESAAAYQALLADLAPPDLATTDGAGGALKAIAATWPGTPIQRCLIHVHRDTVRDLTHHPKTTPGKALLRHSRKLLSISTTEQATRWLVTLNDYGIQYKDWLNQRTTAQQDPQTAARTGRKWWYTHPRARRAWRRLERLAKQGQLFAYLTDPDGKPRPTPAERTTNPIESINSQVRDRLRHHRGATTDHQAAIAEWTLHTYTQAPATPAVILADWHTQGRPQRARTPKPKTNKPTTSHPAGWGTTPTPEEGLWARKGWAGRTS is encoded by the coding sequence GTGCGTGCCGTGAGAACACGGTCCCCACGAGCAAGACTCTGCCCGATCTGCCAGACCCCGATGAAGAAGTCCGGCCGCACCGCCGCAGGCACCAGGCGGTGGAAGTGCACCGCCTGCCGGTCCTCAACCACCGCGCCGCGCCCACCCTCGCCGGGTAGGGCCGAACAGGCGGTGCTGGGCGAATTCATCGACTGGGCGACCGGCAGCCGCTCCCAGGCCGACATCTCCGGTGGTAGCGGCAGGGCGTTTCGCCGCCGGACGGCCTGGTGCTGGGACATCCCAGTACCCAAGCCGCCGGTCACCGGCGAGGTGTACTCCCAGATCTTCATCGACGGGATGTGGCTGGCCCACAAATGGGTGCTCCTGGTGGCCCGCAGTCCCACGCACGTGATCGCCTGGCAGTGGGCCGCGTCCGAGAGCGCGGCGGCCTACCAGGCGCTGCTAGCCGACCTGGCCCCGCCCGACCTGGCAACCACCGACGGGGCCGGCGGCGCCTTGAAGGCCATCGCCGCCACCTGGCCGGGCACTCCCATCCAGCGGTGTCTGATCCACGTGCACCGCGACACCGTCCGTGACCTGACCCACCATCCCAAGACCACCCCCGGCAAGGCCCTACTACGCCACTCCCGCAAACTGCTGAGCATCTCCACCACCGAGCAGGCCACCAGGTGGCTGGTGACCCTGAACGACTACGGCATCCAGTACAAGGACTGGCTGAATCAGCGCACCACCGCCCAGCAGGACCCCCAAACCGCCGCCCGCACCGGCCGCAAGTGGTGGTACACCCACCCCCGGGCGCGCCGCGCCTGGCGGCGCCTGGAACGCCTGGCCAAGCAGGGCCAGCTGTTCGCCTACCTGACCGACCCGGACGGCAAGCCCCGCCCCACCCCCGCCGAGCGCACCACCAACCCCATAGAGTCCATCAACTCCCAGGTCCGCGACCGGCTGCGCCACCACCGCGGCGCCACCACTGATCACCAGGCTGCCATCGCCGAATGGACACTGCACACCTACACCCAGGCACCGGCCACGCCCGCGGTGATCCTGGCCGACTGGCACACCCAAGGCCGCCCCCAGCGCGCCCGCACACCCAAACCCAAAACAAACAAGCCCACCACCAGCCACCCCGCCGGATGGGGCACCACACCCACCCCCGAAGAAGGCCTCTGGGCCCGCAAAGGCTGGGCCGGACGAACCAGCTAG
- a CDS encoding Nramp family divalent metal transporter, whose protein sequence is MRKHAPKSRPPRHRLLALLGPAFVAAVAYVDPGNVAANITAGARYGYTLVWVLVLANAMAVLIQYQSAKLGIVTGRSLPQVLGDRLGRGPRLAYWAQAELVAAATDLAEVIGGAVALHLLFNIPLLTGGVIIGVVSMLLLALQERRSQRTFEGAVVALLVVVTIGFVGGLLIAPPDWGETFAGLIPRLQGSGSLLVAASMLGATVMPHAIYLHSSLVRDHHEEIGEGHAERQADGPTPISDDGAPATPGGTTHADGASSGQARTGRLIRATRVDVIWALALAGGVNIALLLLAASALSGADGTDTIEGAHAAITASLGPIVGAVFAIGLLASGLASTSVGAYAGSEIMAGLLHIRVPLLARRAVTLVPALIIIAVGAEPTWALVLSQVVLSFGIPLAIVPLMRATGSEQVMGRWRDGALLRWTSRAAAALIIVLNLALVVLTLTGNG, encoded by the coding sequence GTGCGCAAGCACGCCCCCAAGTCGCGCCCACCCCGGCACCGGCTGCTGGCGCTGCTCGGCCCGGCCTTCGTGGCCGCGGTCGCCTACGTGGACCCCGGCAACGTGGCCGCGAATATCACCGCCGGCGCCCGCTATGGCTACACGCTGGTGTGGGTACTGGTACTGGCCAATGCCATGGCGGTACTAATCCAGTACCAGAGCGCCAAGCTCGGCATTGTCACCGGCCGCTCGCTGCCACAGGTGCTCGGGGACCGGCTCGGCCGTGGCCCGCGCCTGGCCTACTGGGCACAGGCGGAGCTGGTCGCCGCCGCCACTGACCTGGCCGAGGTGATCGGCGGCGCCGTTGCTCTGCACCTGCTGTTCAACATCCCGCTGCTGACCGGCGGCGTAATCATCGGCGTCGTCTCCATGCTGCTGCTGGCCCTGCAGGAGCGCCGCAGCCAGCGCACCTTTGAGGGGGCAGTGGTGGCGCTCCTGGTGGTGGTGACGATCGGCTTCGTGGGCGGGCTGCTCATCGCCCCGCCCGACTGGGGCGAGACCTTCGCCGGCCTCATCCCCCGCCTACAGGGCTCGGGTAGCCTACTGGTGGCCGCCTCCATGCTCGGCGCCACCGTCATGCCACACGCCATTTACCTGCATTCTTCCCTGGTGCGCGACCACCACGAGGAGATCGGTGAGGGGCACGCCGAGCGCCAGGCCGACGGCCCCACCCCAATTTCAGACGACGGCGCACCCGCCACTCCCGGTGGTACCACCCATGCCGACGGCGCCTCCTCCGGGCAGGCACGCACCGGTCGGCTTATCCGTGCCACGCGCGTAGACGTGATCTGGGCGCTGGCGCTGGCCGGCGGCGTCAACATTGCCCTGCTGCTACTGGCCGCCTCCGCCCTGTCCGGCGCAGACGGCACCGACACGATCGAGGGGGCGCACGCCGCCATCACCGCCTCGCTGGGGCCGATAGTTGGAGCCGTGTTCGCCATTGGACTGTTGGCATCCGGGCTGGCATCGACGTCAGTGGGCGCCTACGCCGGCAGCGAGATCATGGCGGGCCTGCTGCACATCCGCGTGCCCCTGCTGGCCCGTCGCGCAGTCACGCTGGTGCCGGCGCTGATCATCATCGCCGTAGGGGCCGAGCCCACCTGGGCGCTCGTGCTCAGCCAGGTGGTGCTGTCCTTCGGGATCCCACTGGCGATCGTGCCGCTGATGCGGGCAACGGGCTCGGAACAGGTAATGGGCCGGTGGCGCGACGGCGCATTACTGCGCTGGACCTCCCGCGCGGCGGCGGCGCTCATCATCGTGCTTAATCTGGCGCTGGTGGTCCTCACACTTACGGGTAACGGGTGA
- a CDS encoding ISAs1 family transposase: MLGVFGVLVGVRRDPSETMEVFEKAIALDGRAAVSSSTTPALSRQPLTGVFATVPDPRDRRGVRHRLDTVLALAAVGVLAGCRTLLAIWEHARDLTGGQLQQLGLPQDRGIPSESTIRRALAGLDADDLDARIASWVLTRTGTIDGRRIIAVDGKTMRGAKPKNNNSGDGDDGGGDGGGGVPHLLAALDQESGAVVAQQRVADKTSEIPALKQLLAPHDLTGAVVTADALHTQTDTAQWIRDRGADYLLTVKNNQPSLRAKLKALPWKDVPAVSGVDCSHGRRVRRTIKAVATPDWIEFPSAAQVLQVRRTRTTTKHQPDGSKKSKRSTEVVYLVCSIPPEQAPPEQVAAWIQGHWAIENRVHWVRDVTYDEDRHQLRTGSGPQVMATLRNLAISLIRTIYDDPATTGIASANRAMTRRPTKAIKLLTTP; encoded by the coding sequence TTGTTAGGGGTTTTCGGTGTGTTGGTGGGGGTGCGGCGCGACCCGTCGGAGACGATGGAGGTGTTCGAAAAAGCCATTGCCTTGGATGGTCGCGCCGCTGTGTCATCATCCACCACTCCTGCCTTGTCGCGCCAGCCCCTGACAGGGGTGTTCGCCACTGTCCCGGACCCGCGTGATCGGCGCGGGGTGCGTCACCGCCTGGACACTGTGCTGGCTTTGGCGGCGGTGGGGGTGCTGGCCGGCTGCCGCACCCTGCTGGCGATCTGGGAGCACGCCCGCGACCTGACCGGCGGCCAACTACAGCAGCTGGGACTACCACAAGACCGGGGCATCCCGTCGGAGTCGACGATCCGCCGCGCCCTGGCCGGCCTGGACGCCGACGACCTTGACGCTCGGATCGCCTCGTGGGTGCTCACCCGCACCGGCACCATCGACGGACGCAGGATTATCGCGGTGGACGGCAAGACCATGCGCGGCGCCAAACCCAAGAACAACAACAGCGGAGACGGTGATGATGGCGGCGGTGATGGTGGCGGTGGGGTGCCGCACCTGCTGGCGGCGCTGGACCAGGAGTCCGGGGCGGTGGTGGCCCAGCAGCGCGTGGCCGACAAGACCAGTGAGATACCCGCCCTGAAACAGCTGCTGGCGCCCCATGACCTTACCGGAGCGGTCGTGACTGCTGACGCACTGCACACCCAGACCGACACAGCGCAGTGGATACGCGACCGGGGCGCCGACTACCTGCTGACGGTCAAGAACAACCAGCCCAGTCTCAGGGCGAAGCTGAAGGCGCTGCCCTGGAAGGACGTCCCCGCCGTGTCGGGGGTTGACTGCTCTCATGGGCGGCGGGTGCGCCGCACCATCAAAGCCGTGGCAACCCCGGACTGGATTGAGTTTCCCAGCGCGGCCCAAGTACTACAGGTACGCCGCACCCGCACCACCACCAAGCACCAGCCCGACGGCAGCAAGAAGTCCAAGCGCAGCACCGAGGTCGTCTACCTGGTCTGCTCCATACCGCCCGAGCAGGCCCCGCCCGAGCAAGTCGCCGCCTGGATACAGGGCCACTGGGCGATAGAAAACCGTGTTCACTGGGTACGGGATGTCACCTATGACGAGGACCGCCACCAACTCAGGACCGGCTCCGGGCCGCAGGTGATGGCCACCCTGCGGAACCTGGCCATAAGCCTGATCCGCACCATCTACGACGACCCGGCCACCACCGGCATCGCCTCAGCCAACCGGGCCATGACACGAAGACCCACCAAAGCCATCAAACTCCTAACAACCCCATGA